The Cygnus olor isolate bCygOlo1 chromosome 10, bCygOlo1.pri.v2, whole genome shotgun sequence genomic interval CAGGTGTTGTAGCTGtaaatgcaaaaggaaataaaggttATGTTTCTCACAAAATTGTTTTAGCGGCcctaaaaataacctttttctaACTCGAGATTTTAATTTTGCCTGTCTGTGGGAGTGTGCCTTTAATGTGAACGTGTAAGTTTGCTTTGGAATGGATCTCAGTCTTGAAGTTGCAACAGATGCCTAGGTTGTAAATCACAGAGCTGCCACCAAATTTACACTAATGTTTGAAGTTTTAAGAATAGTAAAACCAAGGCTTGTAACTAGAAGCTGCATCCAGCGGAGGTTGGGAAACGGGTTGAGGAAGTGTTACTTGTAATATTCCATTTGCCCATCAGATGGCAGCCACAGTGGCTTGAAACATGATCGTGAAACCTCAAGGATGTCCCGATTTTGAGGTTCCTGAGCATTGGCTAGCTTACTGCCTAGCCTTCAGAGATGTCAGGGAGAAACCGACCTAAATTAGAAAATAGAGAAGTAGTAAAAGCTGCTGAGGAACGGTGttccagaaatgcagaaacttcTTAAGTGTATTGTTCGCTATAATCAACAGCGGCATAAAAACATTTGGCTAACGCATAGGCCTGCCAGTCAGTTTacagaaaatcatagaataatttggGTTGGACGGGTCCTTTCCATTGGAAGgacacccccaggtccttctcatcagggctgtatatataaataacatatatacataaatcaTATATCTCAGGTCTTTTCTAATGTCAATTAAGGAAAAATTCTCACTAAATTCTCACTAATTCTCACTCTGATAGCTTCCGGAGCGTATGAGTTTTCATTAAGCTGGCATGGAAAGTTCAGCAGTGGTGTTTACCAGAGCTGTTTCAACTTGCTtccaaaataccttttttttttttcccctccttcttcacaaCCGTAATTGGTAGCACATCGCTATCGATTccagcagcagtgttttgtgGAACTGCCTGATATGATTGCTGATACAGCCACAACATCCCCCCCTCTCAATATACTTTTTGAGTGAATGACAGTTCTAATGAGATCTTGATTTGTTCCAAGGTAATCTTTGTCATTGCAGCAAACTGGAAGCTCTGTGTGATGATATGAAATAGTCAAGTTGCTTTTGAGAAGCTGACTTTGAAACTTCATAAAACCTCAATATTCATAATTGAAATTCAGTCATTCCGCCTGTAGGCTGCTGTCCTGCTCATGTCCTGCTCACAGTGGGCTCTCCAAGGGTGCTGGTAGAAATGCAAATATCAGTTCAGCAAACTAACTTGAAGTTCCTCTGTTTTGTAGGGTTTAATGCACCTCCAGGGGAAACCTGTGTGTTCTTTTGACCCAGAAGGCCTGATTTTTGCTGCTGGAGTCAATTCTGAAATGGTGAAGCTTTATGATCTCCGTTCTTTTGACAAGGTGAGCTACTCTAACTTCATTTCCTACACTTTTCAGCTTGCAAGAAGTAACAAACTCAGTGCTCAGAGACTCGTTTTGTTTGTTCCAACTCACTATCTGGGGTGCCTCTACTTAGCACCTAGAGAGTTTTTGGTTGGTGCATGTCTAGTAGACAGAGACGTCACCAGTTCCTGAAATCCACTCTTGAACCCAATGTTAAAGTTCATATCCACTAACTCTAACCTGTTCCAACAGGTTCAGGCTTTGtcattgttcttttcttttttcatttcatatcgTTTCTTTCTGAGCTAAGGTTAAAAGCGGATTCTTGTTAGCAGTAATGCATCatatttctatttctccttttttctttgaagggGCCGTTTGCTACGTTTAAGATGCAGTATGACCGAACGTGTGAGTGGACAGGCCTGAAGTTCAGTAACGATGGCAAACTCATCCTTATATCAACTAATGGAGGCTTCATTCGACTGATTGATGCCTTTAAAGGAGCTGTCCTGCATACGTTTGGGGTGAGCATGTTGATGTGTTACCTGCTTGGAATTCAGCATTAGGTGCTGGTTTGGGATGAGATGAACACAAATGATAAAtaagtaggattttttttgagaGATTCTGGGCTGTGTCTCAGTCTCCTGTACAGGTACAAAAGGCAGTTGTTTGCCAGCTGGCTGgtcttctaatttattttgattgttAGTCATTCTTTGAAGCTTTATTTCCCCCTTAAAAGCTGgtgctgtaccttttctttGTGCAGGTTTCTGGTTTCTCATCAGTGAGGGCAAATAAATTTAGGCACGTTGTGACAGAAAGCAGTAGTAGCCTTCCAGCCCACCTGCACGCGGAGCTCTGCAGTATCATAGAGGGGGTTTTGCCCTTTGGTTGTGAGTTTACTGAACGCTCTACCACATATTCTCCCGTTTTGTGCCATAGGGATACAACAATAGTAAGGCTGTCACACTGGAGGCATCATTCACACCAGACTCTCAGTTCATCATGATAGGTAAGACACTTCTTTGAAGAAATTTAAGTGCTCTTaaattgtctgttttttcaGGTCTCCAATCGTGTCTTTGTTGGGAAacagaaagtatttaaataatacaaTGTAGCtgtaagccccctttaggtTGGCAGGAATATTCTGTTTCATTAGTAATTTACTCTTTGAGAATGAAATTTACCTGTATGTGTCTTggcaaaactttattttgttctggCTGAGAACTTCCTCACTGTGGAGAAGAAGGGATTGTTCTTACTTTCTTCAACCTGATGTTTAGTCTGTCTATGGGGGGCACTTTATCGGATAAACTTACCTTCCTACTGTGGCcttccaaatgaaaattttgGTGGAAGAAGTTCAAAATTCTTATCTGTTCAAGTTTTAAATATGGTTAAGTTGTAACTCGTGCTTCTTAATCTTTCCTACCTGAAAGGCCAGATGTGTAAATACAGAAGCATAAGAAAATTCCATGCATTTTATTGGGAATACTATTTAAAATAGTGAAACAAAGCTAAACCGCAAAAATGTTAAGCGCACAGCTTCAGAGTTCATCCTGAAAATAGTGATGTTTGTAAAATGAcactttaaagtgaaaaaacCTGCCTTATTGTTGTAATTTTGGGAGTCCATGTCTCCATTGAACTTCTGGTGTTTGGCATAGCGCACTGAAAGCTTCAGTGGAAAGCCTTTGATTTGATTCTGTGCCTACCTAATGAAATACTTATCTGGTTCTGTGCCTGAACTGAGAACTTGTATGAACAGTGATTCTTACACACAGATTTTGTCCTCTCATATGTCAGTGCAAGTTGACAAGGGTCTTTCCTCCTTACTTGGTTGGTGTCAGCTCTCGTTTTCAAATGAGTGACTGTGGCTGTTAATGTCTTTGCCAGAATAGTGTTGCACTGTGTTGGGTCTCCATGGTGCAAAGATACAAACCTTATGTTTAAATACAGGTGTGTGAACTCCAGTGATATTTTGTAATTGCTGTAGTGATGCTTTTGAGAATTTGGAAAGTTAAGCTATGAAGAGGAGGTATGCTTGTTCTATGGTTTGCTGACAGATTATGAACTTTACTTTCTCTGCTGGCCTCTCCAATATATCTTCTGCATCTTGTTTTTCCATCCTTCTCTGTAGGATCAGAGGATGGAAAGATCCATGTATGGAACGGGGAAAGCGGGATGAAAGTGGCTGTGCTGGATGGGAAACACACAGGTCCTATAACCTGTCTGCAGTTCAACCCCAAATTCATGACTTTTGCTAGTGCATGTTCAAATATGGTAAGTTCCTCCTAGTTTGATGATGTGCTGACCCTTTTGGAAAGGAATCTCAAAGTTCTGTGCCACTGGTGGGCGTTACCTTGGGCTTTTGGTGACAGCCAGGCCTCTGTCATGCCTTGGTTGCACCTTATCTGGTGGGTAGGTACATGGGGCAGCACAGCAGATACTGGCAAGAAAACAGGGGTGTGAAGATGGGGCAGTGAATGGATGTGCCAGCAGAAGTGTGAGTGTTTAGGTTGCTGTACATCGCTGgtattttcattctgcaaaaGACTGGCTTGCTCTGGAGAATGTGCAATGCAAACCAAACCAGTAGAAGAAAGGATTTAAAGCCCTGGGAGGGTGTTACTGCCTCTCCACTAGTTTCTGCGTGAGCACTTGTGGAAGGGAGCAGTGAGCACCTCCTGACTTGTTCTGTAAGAGATTTGTATTCTGCTCTGTAAAagatgttctttctttcctcttttataGGCCTTTTGGTTGCCAACTATTGATGACTAATTCCTACACTGCGGCTACTGTCAGATGACTTTCCATACTGCTAACAGCAGCATATTCTTGCAAGGATAGTATTGGAATTGCCTACATCTCC includes:
- the WDR82 gene encoding WD repeat-containing protein 82 — its product is MKLTDNVLRSFRVAKVFRENSDKINCFDFSPNGETVISSSDDDSIVLYDCQEGKPKRTLYSKKYGVDLIRYTHAANTVVYSSNKIDDTIRYLSLHDNKYIRYFPGHTKRVVALSMSPVDDTFISGSLDKTIRLWDLRSPNCQGLMHLQGKPVCSFDPEGLIFAAGVNSEMVKLYDLRSFDKGPFATFKMQYDRTCEWTGLKFSNDGKLILISTNGGFIRLIDAFKGAVLHTFGGYNNSKAVTLEASFTPDSQFIMIGSEDGKIHVWNGESGMKVAVLDGKHTGPITCLQFNPKFMTFASACSNMAFWLPTIDD